Proteins from a genomic interval of Papaver somniferum cultivar HN1 chromosome 4, ASM357369v1, whole genome shotgun sequence:
- the LOC113273700 gene encoding peptidyl-prolyl cis-trans isomerase CYP18-1, with translation MSVTLHTNLGDIKCEIACDEVPKASENFLALCGSGYYDGTIFHRNIKGFMIQGGDPTGSGKGGNSIWGKKFNDEIRDSLKHNARGVLSMANSGPNTNGSQFFITYGKQPHLNGLYTIFGRVIHGFEVLDIMEKTQTGPGDRPLAEIRLNRVTIHANPLAT, from the exons ATG TCAGTTACATTACATACAAATCTCGGCGACATCAAATGTGAAATCGCTTGCGATGAAGTACCTAAAGCCTCTGAG AATTTTTTGGCACTATGTGGTAGTGGTTATTATGACGGCACCATATTCCATCGAAATATCAAAGGTTTTATGATCCAGGGAGGGGACCCTACAGGGTCAGGCAAAGGTGGGAACAGTATATGGGGTAAAAAGTTCAATGACGAGATCCGAGATTCGCTTAAG CACAATGCAAGAGGGGTGCTCTCTATGGCTAATAGTGGGCCTAATACAAATGGAAGCCAGTTTTTTATTACATATGGCAAGCAGCCGCACCTGAACGGATTGTATACAATTTTTGGCAGAGTGATTCATGGGTTTGAGGTCCTAGATATCATGGAGAAG ACTCAGACAGGACCTGGGGATCGACCTCTCGCGGAGATCAGATTGAACCGTGTAACAATCCACGCAAACCCTCTTGCTACCTAG